CTGGTCGGCAAGCTGATCGACAGCCACGAGGACGAGTTGCTGGCCGTCCTGATGGTCGGGCTGGTGGTGCTGGTCGCCGGCATCTCGGCCGAGATCGGCGTCTCCGACGCCATCGGCGCGCTGATGATCGGCCTGGTGGTGGCCCGCACCCCCATCCGGGAACGGGCCGAACGCCTGGTGCTGCCGCTGCGGGACGTCTTCGCGGCGGTCTTCTTCGTGGTCTTCGGCCTGAGTATCGACGTGGGCGACTTCGGCGCGGTGGCGGTGCCGGTGCTGGCGGCCGTCGCGCTGACCGTCGTGACCAACGTGCTGGCCGGCCTGATCGCCGGGCGGCTGTTCGGGCTCAACCAGCGGGGTGCCGCCAACGTCGGCCTGACGGTGCTGGGACGCGGCGAGTTCTCGCTGATCCTGGCCACCCTCGCCCTCGGTGCCGGCCTGGACGAGCGCCTCGGCCCCTTCATCGCCCTGTACGTGCTGGTGCTGGCGGTGGCGAGTCCGCTGCTCGCGGCGAACTCCCGCTACCTCGCCCGGGTCATCCCGGACCGGCTGCTGCACTCAAGTTGGCGGTACGTCCGTGAGGAGACGATGAGCACCGCCTGCACCCACCTGGACCGCATCCAGATCACCGAGAGCGACGCCGAGGCGTGCCCGCAGTGCCTGGAGACCGGTGACGACTGGGTGCAACTGCGGATGTGCCTCACCTGCGGCGCGGTCGGTTGTTGCAGCGACTCGGTCAACAACCACGCCGAGGAGCACTACCGGCAGACCGGCCACCCGTTGATCCGCTCCCTGGAGGAGGGGGAGGACTGGCGGTACTGCTACATCGACGGCGCGCTGGTCCGGGCACCGATGGGCGCCGACCGGTGAGGTGGGCGCTCAGCGTCCCGCCGGTCGGGGCGTACCGACCCGGGTGACGCCGGAGCCGTGCTCGACCAGCGGCGCGACCAGTGCGGCGAGGACTCCGCCGAGCAGCGGGAAGACGATGAACACCCAGAGTTGGCGGAGGGCGGTCCCGCCTTCGAAGATCGCCGGTCCGAAGGCCCGCGCGGGGTTCACCGCCGCCCCGGTCAGCGCCACGCCGACCAGGTTCGCCACGGCGAGGGCCATTCCGATGGCCAGGCCGGCGAAGCCGGACAGGTCGGTGCTGCGCTTGCCCACCACCAGCACCACCAGGACGAAGAGGAACGTCAGGACGGTCTCCAGCAGCATCGCGCCACCGGCGTTGATGTGGGTGCCGTAGCCGTTGGCACCCAGTACACCCGTCTGGTCGGTCACGCCGCCCCAGCGGACCAGCACCCAGAGCAGGAACGAGCCCAGCGCGGCACCGGCGAACTGGGCGATCCAGTACGCCACCGCCCCGATCGGCGAGATCTTGCCGGAGAGCAGGACGCCGAGGGTCACCGCCGGGTTCACGTGGCTGCCGGAGAGCTGACCGATGGTGTAGACCAGCGCCAGCATGACGAACCCGAAGGACAGCGCGACCACCACCACGCCACCTTCGACGCGGGCCGCGACGGCGCTGCCCACACCGAGGAACACCAGCAGGAATGTGCCGATGAACTCGGCCACGTACCGCCTGACGTCGACCATGGCGTCAGTCTCACCCACCCGGTCACCCGGCACACCCGTTTCCCCTGATCACCACTCCCACCCGGCGTGCTCCTCGTCGATCATGGAGTGGTGGTGGCCGCGAATGCGCTATACCGGTGCAAACCGCCGACCACAAGCCCATGATCGACGAGGCAGGCGCCGGGCGCGGGTCAGCCTCGGGGGAGGCGGGACCGGTCCGGGCGGTTCAGGCGTCGGTAGAGCGGTGCCAGTCGGCGGTGCAGTTCCCGGTAGTCGGCGAAGATCTCGTCGTAGGTGGCCCGGTGCGCCGGATCCGGGGTGAAGGCCCGGTCGGTCCGCATCAGGCCGGGGATGTCGGCGAAGGTGAGCATCCCGGTGCCGACCGCGCCGATCCAGCCCGCGCCCCGGGCGTTGACCGCCAGCGGCTGGGCGTCCCGCCGGATCTCCACGTCGAGCACGTCGGCGAAGATCTGGCACCACGAGTCCGACAGCGCGCCGCCGCCGGTGATCGCCATCGAGGTGACCCGCGCGCCGAGGAACCGGTCCACCGCCCCGACCAGCCAGCGGGTGTTGAGGGCGACCCCCTCGAAGACCGCCCGCAGCAGGTCGGAGCGGTTGGTGTCGAGCGAGATGTTGAGGAAGGCGGCGCGCAGGTTCGGGTCGTCGACAGGGGCGCGTTCGCCGTACAGCCAGGGGGTGTAGAGCACGCCGTTGGCGCCCGGCGGCACGGTCGGGATGATCGCGTCGAACGCGTCGAAGATGGTGCCCTCGTCCCGGCTGACGTGCCCGGCGGCGAGCAGCGGGTCGTCGTACTCGACGATCTTGTCCCGTAGCCAGGTCAGGTTGGCCCCGGCGGTGGCCTGGAGGGCGGTCATCAGGTAGCGGTCGCCGATGGCGCAGGGCACCGAGGCGATGCCCGCCGCCACGTCGGTCTTCTTGCCCGGCACGTGCGCCGCGATCCACGACGAGGTGCCGAGATACAGGTGGGGTTCGCGGTCGCCGGTGGTGCCCGCGCCGATCGCCGCCGCGGTGTTGTCGATCGCCCCGGCGACCACCTCGACCGACTCCGGCAACCCCAGGTGCGTGGCGGCGGCCGGGGTCAGCGTGCCGATCACGTCGGTGCAGGCCACGATCGGGGGCAGCTTGTCGCGGTCGATGCCGCAGTCGGCGACCAGGGCGGGGGAGTAGCGGATGTCGCCGGGCCGCCGGTTGTCGGTCACCCACGAGGTGAGGATCGAGTCGACGGTCGCCACCGTCCGCCCGGTCAACTTCAGGTTGATCCAGTCCAGCACGTTGAGGAAGGACGCGGTCCGCGCGTACACCTGCGGCATCTCGTCGCGGACCAGCAGCATGTGCGCGGCCGGGTCCTTGCCGGTGGGCGAGGGCATCCCGCCGGTGAGCCGCAGCCACCGCGCGATGCGGCGCACCGACATCCCCTGGTACGCGGGGAAGCCGCCGAACTGTCGACGCAGGTGGGGTGCGCCGCGCATGTCGAGCCAACTGATGCACGGCGTCAACGGCTCCCCGGCGGCGTCCACCGCGATGGTGCCCTCGCCCTGCGTGGAGGCGCACACCGCGCGGACCGCCCGCATCTGGTCCGGATGCGCCCGGCCCAGCTCGGCGGCGACCTCCCCGAGCGCCGTCCACCACGCCACCGGGTCCTGCTCGGCGCCGCCGCCGGGCAGCACGTGTAGCGGCACCGGCCGTTCGGCCCAGCCGGTCACGGTGCCGTCGGCGGCGACCAGGGCGGCCTTCATCCCGGACGTGCCGAGGTCGATCGCCAGGATCTGCGGTGCCGTGGCGACCACCCGCCTCAGACCCCCTCGACCTGCGCGAAGACCCGGTTGAACCGGGCCAGCGCGTCGTCGATCACCTCGTCGGTGTCGGCCAGCGAGGTGTACATCCGGGAGCCGGCCAGCGTGACGATGCCGTGCGCGGTGTACGCGGCGCCCATCTGCTCCATGAGTCGCTTGCGGGCCTTGTTCTCGCGCAGCAGCTTCACCGGGTTGCGCATGTCCAGCAGCATCACGCCGCTGCACTCCAGGTGCACGATCGACCCCTGGTTGTACGCGACGTACGGCAGGCCGTACGTGTCGATCAACCGTTGCAGACCCCGGGTCAGCCGGTCACCGGCAC
Above is a window of Verrucosispora sp. NA02020 DNA encoding:
- a CDS encoding cation:proton antiporter, giving the protein MHADLVGFGALVLIAGLLARFGRRINLPTVPFFMLAGILFGPGTPGPVLVAHPEDLSLLASLGLVLLLFHLGVEFPVEQVLGSGKRLFVAAAAYIALNVGAGLLFGLALGWGGYEAFVIAGALGISSSAIVTKLLIELRRLANAETPVILGIIVIEDLFLALYLALLSPLLSGAGSAGELTLRIGLSFAYLVLLFAVARFGARLVGKLIDSHEDELLAVLMVGLVVLVAGISAEIGVSDAIGALMIGLVVARTPIRERAERLVLPLRDVFAAVFFVVFGLSIDVGDFGAVAVPVLAAVALTVVTNVLAGLIAGRLFGLNQRGAANVGLTVLGRGEFSLILATLALGAGLDERLGPFIALYVLVLAVASPLLAANSRYLARVIPDRLLHSSWRYVREETMSTACTHLDRIQITESDAEACPQCLETGDDWVQLRMCLTCGAVGCCSDSVNNHAEEHYRQTGHPLIRSLEEGEDWRYCYIDGALVRAPMGADR
- a CDS encoding FGGY-family carbohydrate kinase, which gives rise to MVATAPQILAIDLGTSGMKAALVAADGTVTGWAERPVPLHVLPGGGAEQDPVAWWTALGEVAAELGRAHPDQMRAVRAVCASTQGEGTIAVDAAGEPLTPCISWLDMRGAPHLRRQFGGFPAYQGMSVRRIARWLRLTGGMPSPTGKDPAAHMLLVRDEMPQVYARTASFLNVLDWINLKLTGRTVATVDSILTSWVTDNRRPGDIRYSPALVADCGIDRDKLPPIVACTDVIGTLTPAAATHLGLPESVEVVAGAIDNTAAAIGAGTTGDREPHLYLGTSSWIAAHVPGKKTDVAAGIASVPCAIGDRYLMTALQATAGANLTWLRDKIVEYDDPLLAAGHVSRDEGTIFDAFDAIIPTVPPGANGVLYTPWLYGERAPVDDPNLRAAFLNISLDTNRSDLLRAVFEGVALNTRWLVGAVDRFLGARVTSMAITGGGALSDSWCQIFADVLDVEIRRDAQPLAVNARGAGWIGAVGTGMLTFADIPGLMRTDRAFTPDPAHRATYDEIFADYRELHRRLAPLYRRLNRPDRSRLPRG
- a CDS encoding MIP/aquaporin family protein; this encodes MVDVRRYVAEFIGTFLLVFLGVGSAVAARVEGGVVVVALSFGFVMLALVYTIGQLSGSHVNPAVTLGVLLSGKISPIGAVAYWIAQFAGAALGSFLLWVLVRWGGVTDQTGVLGANGYGTHINAGGAMLLETVLTFLFVLVVLVVGKRSTDLSGFAGLAIGMALAVANLVGVALTGAAVNPARAFGPAIFEGGTALRQLWVFIVFPLLGGVLAALVAPLVEHGSGVTRVGTPRPAGR